One segment of Brassica napus cultivar Da-Ae chromosome C3, Da-Ae, whole genome shotgun sequence DNA contains the following:
- the LOC106385471 gene encoding T-complex protein 1 subunit delta, whose translation MASKDKMIWTASGENMITSDIATKMEAIPPAAKHMVELLRSQDSTAREYWTRTVVVAIGGALLKQCVMLLISGIDASVISDALHKTAAKAVEILNAMAVSGGGAPVIELSRQLSAWAKVLHGMESNCVKSFAEALEAIPYTIDIVTELRNKHAQGHITNILEEKVVQPLLVSASGITFAIEVITRVLNKLNARNSS comes from the exons ATGGCGTCAAAGGACAAGATGATTTGGACGGCTAGCGGAGAGAACATGATCACTTCCGACATAGCAACGAAGATGGAAGCTATTCCGCCAGCGGCAAAGCATATGGTCGAGCTTTTAAGATCCCAGGATTCGACTGCCAGAGAATATTGGACAAGGACGGTGGTGGTCGCTATCGGCGGTGCACTTCTCAAGCAGTGCGTAATGCTTCTCATTAGCGGGATCGACGCTAGTGTAATTTCAGATGCGCTTCACAAGACTGCTGCTAAGGCCGTTGAGATCTTGAACGCCATGGCTGTTAGCG GAGGTGGTGCTCCAGTGATTGAGCTTTCAAGACAGCTTAGTGCGTGGGCTAAGGTTCTCCATGGGATGGAAAGCAACTGTGTCAAGTCTTTCGCTGAAGCCCTCGAGGCTATCCCTTACACTATTGACATTGTGACTGAACTCAGGAACAAGCATGCTCAAGGTCACATCACTAATATCTTGGAGGAGAAGGTGGTTCAGCCCCTGCTTGTTAGTGCCAGCGGGATCACTTTCGCAATTGAAGTCATAACAAGAgttttgaataaattaaatgCTAGAAACAGCAGCTGA
- the LOC106387226 gene encoding DExH-box ATP-dependent RNA helicase DExH13, translating into MANLGGGGAEEEARLKQSNSNLVLNTNELRRDTREPTGEPETLRGKIDPKSFGDLAVKERLNHSNKKKKEREGGDDTVFDRGSKRRRFREESVLTDTDEGVYQPKTKETRAAYEAMLSLIQHRLGGQPLSVACGAADEVLAVLKNEALNNPEKKVRIENVFYFIPDHIFDQLVSFGKLITDYQEGGDSVSGKAIEDEGLDYDVDVAIECEEHEEESGIDMVQEEIDEEDEEAAQVNKTIGVKVSVAINGNDAGHAGSSLNVQKIDAYWLQRKIFKGYEQKIDPHDCQVLTEEVLKILAEGSDRDVENKLLMHLQFEKFSLVKFLLQNRHKVVWCTRLARARDQDERNQIEEEMMRFGPEFASIVEELHAKRATAKEREENKEKKIKEEARWLKEYSCADGDKCSRDADDGDLDNDWLKGQREMLDLESLAFDQDVLLRENKKCELPSDSYRIRGKEFDEIHVPCVSKKIDSSEKLVKITEMPDWAQPAFEGMQQLNRVQSKVYDTALFKADNILLCAPTGAGKTNVAVLSILRQLELQRNSDGTYSHGNYKIVYVAPMKALVVEVVDTLSKRLKDYGVTVKELSGDQSLTQKEIEETQVIVTTPEKWDIITRKSGDRIYTQLVRLLIIDEIHLLNDSRGPVLESIVARTLRQIETTKEHIRMVGLSATLPNYEDVALFLRVNLKDGLFTFDRSYRPVPLSQQYIGINVKKPLRRFQLMNDICYQKVLASAGEHQVLIFVHSRKDAAKTARAIVDTAMANNTLSKFLKEDSESREILECQLGLVKCHDLKLLLPYGFAIHHAGLTRSDRQIVEDQFRLGHVQVLISTATLAWGVNLPAHTVIIKGTQVYNPERGLWMELSPLDVMQMIGRAGRPQYDQHGEGIIITGYSELQYYLRLMNEQLPIESQFISKLADQLNAEIVLGTVQNAREACHWLGYTYLYIRMARNPTLYGLPPDAIAKDIVLAERRADLIHSAATILNKNNLIKYDRKSGNFHVTDLGRIASYYYITHGTIATYNENLKPTMTDIELCRLFSLSEEFKYVTVRQDEKMEVAQLLDRVPIPVKETVEDPSAKINVLLQAYISKLKLEGLSLTSDMIYITQSAGRLFRALFEIILKRGWAQLAEKALNMSKMVGKRMWSVHTPLRQFHDIPNEVLMRLEKKDLVWERYYDLSSQELGQLIRSPKMGIPLHKLIYQIPKLYLSAYVQPIFRSVLRLELTVTADFQWDDRVHKYVEPFWIIVEDNDGERILYHEYFLLKKQYLDEDHTLNFTVPISEPLPPQYFIRVVSEKWLGSLTVLPISFRHLMLPEKYPPPTELLDLQPLPVTALRNPSYEALYQDIKHFNPVQTQVFPVLYGTSDNILVAAATGSGKTICAEFAILRNHQEQPDCTMRVVYVAPLEGIAKKQFRYWEKRFGKGLGLRVVELTGETALDLKLIEEGQIIITTPEKWDALSRKWKQRKYIQHVSLFIIDELHLIGGQCGPVMEVIVSRMRYISSQVGNTMRIVALSTSLANAKDLGEWIGASSRGIFNFPPNVRSVQLEIHIQGVDIVSFEARMQAMTKPTYTAIVQHAKKKPVIVFVPSRKHVRLTAVDLLACLNMDNTDSPDFMFGNLEEFEPFVSQICEETLKETLRHGIGYLHEGLSGLDQEIVTQLFEAGRIQVCVMTSAMCWGTPLKAHLVVVMGTQLYDAREKTLSDYPVSDLLQMMGHSSRPLLDDAGKCVIFCHAPRKEHYKKFIHEAFPVESHLQLALHDNFNAEVVAGVLRNKQDAVDYLTWSFMYRRLLQNPNYYDLQGVSHKHLSDHLSELVESTLSDLEVSKCIEMENELNISPSNLGRIASYYYVSYTTVKRFSSLLTSETKMKSLLEILTSASEYDLIHVRPGEEDRVQRLINHQRFSFENPKCTDPHVKANALLQAYFSRQKIISENLAMDQREVVFSATRLLQAMVDVISSNGCLNLALLAMEVSQMVTQGTWERDSMLLQLPHFTNDLAKRCQENNIETVFDLVEMEDGRRQELLQMSNTQLLDIARFCNRYPNIDLAYEVVDSKEVTPGKEITLQVMLERDMEMEGRTHVGSVDAPRYPKTKEEGWWVVVGDTKTNQLLAIKRIYLQEKAKVRLAFAVPTEPGEKSYTLYLMCDSYLGCDQECSFFVDIKDSGVADHMEE; encoded by the coding sequence ATGGCGAACTTGGGTGGTGGTGGCGCGGAAGAAGAGGCTAGGTTGAAGCAGTCCAATTCGAATCTGGTGCTCAACACCAACGAGCTTCGTCGTGATACGCGTGAACCTACGGGAGAGCCGGAGACTCTCAGGGGAAAGATTGATCCTAAGTCCTTTGGAGATCTCGCTGTTAAGGAGAGGCTGAACCATtcgaataagaagaagaaggagcggGAGGGTGGAGATGACACGGTCTTTGATAGAGGTagcaaacgacgtcgttttaggGAGGAGAGTGTGCTTACTGATACGGATGAAGGTGTTTATCAGCCCAAGACCAAGGAGACGAGAGCTGCTTATGAGGCCATGCTTAGTCTTATTCAGCATCGATTGGGTGGGCAACCTCTGAGTGTTGCTTGCGGTGCGGCTGATGAGGTTTTGGCTGTTCTCAAGAACGAAGCCTTGAATAACCCTGAGAAGAAGGTGCGTATCGAGAATGTGTTCTACTTTATTCCCGATCATATTTTCGATCAGCTGGTTTCGTTTGGTAAGTTGATCACAGACTACCAAGAGGGCGGTGATTCTGTAAGTGGTAAAGCTATTGAGGATGAAGGACTTGATTATGATGTGGATGTGGCTATTGAATGTGAGGAGCATGAAGAGGAGAGTGGCATTGATATGGTTCAGGAGGAAATAGatgaagaggatgaagaagctgcTCAAGTTAACAAAACTATAGGCGTGAAGGTGAGTGTGGCAATTAATGGTAACGATGCAGGACATGCAGGCTCGAGTCTTAATGTTCAGAAGATTGATGCCTATTGGCTCCAGAGAAAGATATTCAAAGGATATGAACAGAAAATTGATCCACATGACTGCCAAGTACTTACAGAAGAGGTTCTTAAGATACTTGCTGAGGGGAGTGATAGGGATGTTGAGAACAAGCTGCTTATGCACCTTCAGTTTGAAAAGTTCAGCCTTGTTAAATTTCTGCTGCAGAACCGTCACAAAGTTGTGTGGTGCACCCGTTTGGCTAGGGCAAGAGACCAGGACGAGAGGAATCAAATTGAGGAGGAGATGATGAGGTTTGGCCCAGAGTTCGCATCAATTGTGGAGGAGTTGCATGCAAAACGAGCAACAGCCAAAGAAAGGGAGGAGAACaaggaaaagaaaatcaaagaagAAGCTCGGTGGCTTAAGGAATATTCATGTGCAGATGGAGACAAATGCAGTAGAGACGCTGATGATGGAGATTTAGATAATGATTGGTTGAAGGGTCAACGTGAGATGCTCGACCTAGAGAGTCTGGCTTTTGACCAAGATGTTTTGCTGAGGGAGAATAAGAAGTGTGAGCTTCCCTCTGATTCTTACAGAATTCGTGGCAAGGAATTTGATGAGATTCATGTGCcatgtgtttctaaaaaaattgatagcAGTGAAAAACTTGTGAAAATCACTGAAATGCCAGATTGGGCTCAACCGGCTTTTGAGGGAATGCAGCAGCTGAACAGGGTTCAGAGCAAAGTATATGACACTGCTCTTTTCAAGGCAGATAACATTCTTCTTTGTGCTCCAACGGGTGCGGGGAAGACCAATGTTGCCGTTCTCTCTATACTGCGGCAACTTGAATTACAGAGGAATTCAGATGGAACTTATAGTCATGGGAACTACAAAATTGTGTATGTTGCACCCATGAAAGCCCTTGTGGTTGAGGTGGTGGATACTCTATCTAAACGCTTGAAGGATTATGGAGTTACTGTGAAAGAACTCAGTGGGGATCAGTCCCTTACTCAGAAAGAAATCGAAGAGACTCAGGTAATTGTTACAACGCCAGAGAAATGGGACATCATCACTAGGAAATCTGGAGATCGCATTTACACTCAGCTTGTGAGGCTTCTTATAATTGACGAAATTCATCTTCTAAATGATAGTCGAGGGCCAGTGCTTGAAAGTATTGTTGCTAGGACTCTTAGGCAGATCGAAACCACGAAGGAGCATATTCGTATGGTGGGTTTATCGGCCACACTGCCAAATTATGAAGATGTGGCCTTATTTTTGCGGGTGAATCTCAAGGATGGGTTGTTTACATTTGACCGCAGCTACAGACCTGTGCCTCTCAGTCAGCAGTATATTGGAATTAATGTGAAGAAACCATTACGGAGGTTCCAGTTGATGAATGATATATGTTATCAGAAAGTATTGGCTAGTGCTGGAGAGCATCAGGTCCTAATCTTTGTCCATTCGAGGAAGGATGCAGCAAAAACTGCAAGAGCAATAGTTGACACCGCAATGGCAAACAATACTCTCAGTAAATTCTTGAAGGAAGATAGTGAAAGTCGTGAAATTCTTGAATGTCAGTTAGGACTTGTCAAGTGTCATGACCTTAAACTTCTTCTGCCTTATGGTTTTGCAATTCATCATGCTGGGCTGACAAGGAGTGATCGCCAGATAGTTGAGGATCAGTTTCGTCTTGGGCATGTTCAGGTCTTGATTTCCACTGCAACTCTTGCATGGGGTGTGAATTTGCCTGCACATACTGTCATTATCAAAGGAACCCAAGTCTATAATCCTGAGAGAGGGTTGTGGATGGAGCTTAGTCCTCTAGATGTCATGCAGATGATTGGTCGCGCCGGAAGACCTCAATATGACCAACATGGGGAGGGAATAATAATCACTGGCTACAGCGAGCTGCAGTACTATCTTCGTTTGATGAATGAGCAACTACCAATTGAAAGCCAGTTTATTTCCAAACTTGCTGATCAGCTTAATGCTGAAATTGTGCTTGGAACCGTTCAGAATGCAAGAGAAGCTTGTCACTGGCTTGgctatacatatttatatatccgCATGGCTCGTAATCCGACATTGTATGGCTTACCACCTGATGCGATTGCAAAAGACATAGTATTGGCGGAGAGAAGAGCTGACCTGATACATTCTGCTGCTACTATCTTGAACAAAAACAACCTCATAAAGTACGACAGGAAAAGTGGAAACTTCCATGTTACTGATTTGGGACGCATTGCTAGCTATTACTACATAACACATGGGACAATAGCTACATACAACGAGAATTTGAAGCCAACGATGACTGATATAGAGCTTTGTCGTCTGTTCTCACTGAGTGAGGAGTTCAAGTATGTCACTGTTCGACAagatgagaagatggaagtAGCACAACTTTTGGATCGTGTCCCGATTCCGGTCAAGGAAACAGTGGAAGATCCTAGTGCAAAGATTAACGTTTTGCTGCAAGCATATATCTCAAAGCTAAAGCTTGAGGGTCTTTCTTTGACATCTGACATGATTTATATTACCCAGAGTGCTGGACGTCTTTTTAGAGCTCTTTTTGAGATTATATTAAAGAGAGGATGGGCTCAACTGGCTGAAAAAGCTTTGAATATGTCTAAAATGGTAGGCAAGAGAATGTGGAGTGTTCATACACCTCTTCGGCAGTTTCATGATATTCCAAATGAGGTTCTGATGAGGTTGGAGAAAAAGGATTTGGTTTGGGAGAGGTACTATGATCTATCCTCGCAGGAGCTAGGACAGCTTATTCGAAGTCCTAAGATGGGCATACCACTTCACAAACTTATCTACCAGATCCCAAAACTATATCTTTCAGCATATGTTCAGCCGATTTTCCGTTCTGTGCTGCGACTGGAACTCACTGTTACAGCTGATTTCCAATGGGATGACAGAGTGCATAAATACGTTGAACCATTTTGGATAATCGTGGAAGACAATGATGGTGAAAGAATCCTCTATCATGAGTACTTTCTTTTGAAAAAGCAGTATCTTGATGAAGATCACACATTGAACTTCACTGTGCCTATATCTGAGCCGCTGCCACCACAGTATTTCATCCGAGTTGTTTCAGAAAAATGGCTTGGCTCGCTAACTGTGTTGCCTATATCTTTCAGGCATCTTATGCTTCCAGAAAAGTATCCACCACCTACAGAGCTACTGGACTTGCAGCCCCTCCCGGTGACGGCCTTGAGGAATCCATCTTATGAAGCTCTATATCAGGATATAAAGCATTTCAATCCTGTGCAGACTCAGGTCTTTCCTGTTTTGTATGGCACAAGTGACAATATATTGGTTGCCGCTGCCACAGGAAGTGGGAAAACTATATGTGCGGAGTTTGCGATATTGAGAAATCATCAGGAACAACCTGATTGTACAATGCGTGTTGTCTATGTCGCACCTCTTGAGGGTATTGCCAAGAAGCAGTTTCGTTATTGGGAGAAAAGGTTCGGGAAGGGGCTTGGCTTACGGGTTGTTGAGTTAACTGGGGAGACAGCATTGGATCTTAAGCTGATTGAGGAAGGTCAGATAATCATAACTACTCCTGAGAAATGGGACGCTCTGTCTCGTAAATGGAAACAGAGAAAATATATTCAGCATGTTAGTTTGTTTATCATCGATGAGCTTCACTTAATTGGAGGTCAATGTGGTCCAGTAATGGAGGTAATTGTGTCTAGAATGAGATATATTTCAAGTCAGGTCGGAAATACGATGAGGATTGTTGCATTATCGACTTCACTTGCAAATGCCAAAGATCTTGGAGAGTGGATTGGGGCCAGTTCCCGTGGCATTTTCAACTTTCCGCCTAATGTTCGTTCTGTCCAACTGGAGATCCACATTCAAGGGGTGGACATAGTGAGTTTTGAAGCCAGGATGCAAGCGATGACTAAGCCAACATACACTGCCATAGTCCAGCATGCCAAAAAGAAACCAGTTATCGTTTTTGTCCCGTCCCGTAAACATGTCCGCCTTACAGCTGTGGATCTGTTGGCATGTTTAAACATGGACAACACGGACAGCCCTGATTTTATGTTTGGGAATCTGGAAGAATTTGAGCCTTTTGTTAGCCAAATTTGCGAGGAAACTCTGAAGGAAACTTTGCGCCATGGCATTGGCTACTTGCATGAGGGTTTAAGCGGTCTGGATCAGGAGATTGTGACTCAGCTTTTCGAGGCTGGACGGATTCAGGTATGTGTAATGACTAGTGCAATGTGTTGGGGAACTCCATTGAAGGCGCATTTGGTTGTTGTTATGGGGACACAGCTCTATGACGCACGTGAAAAAACTCTTTCGGATTACCCTGTCTCTGATCTGCTCCAGATGATGGGGCATAGTAGCCGACCTCTGCTTGACGACGCAGGGAAGTGTGTGATCTTCTGTCATGCACCACGTAAAGAGCATTACAAGAAATTTATACATGAAGCCTTTCCTGTGGAGAGTCATCTTCAACTTGCCTTGCATGATAATTTCAATGCGGAAGTGGTTGCGGGGGTTTTAAGGAACAAGCAAGATGCTGTGGATTATCTTACCTGGAGCTTCATGTACAGGAGGCTTCTTCAGAACCCTAACTACTACGATCTCCAGGGAGTTAGCCACAAGCATTTATCTGACCACCTCTCGGAGCTCGTCGAAAGCACTCTATCTGATCTTGAAGTGAGCAAATGCATTGAGATGGAGAATGAGTTGAATATCTCTCCTTCCAATCTTGGTAGGATTGCTTCATATTATTACGTAAGTTACACAACCGTTAAGCGCTTCAGTTCTCTATTGACTTCCGAAACCAAGATGAAGAGTCTTCTTGAGATCCTTACTTCAGCTTCGGAGTACGACTTGATTCATGTACGTCCTGGTGAAGAGGACAGAGTTCAGAGACTCATCAATCACCAGAGGTTCTCTTTTGAAAATCCAAAATGCACAGACCCCCATGTGAAGGCAAACGCTCTTCTTCAGGCCTATTTTTCAAGGCAAAAAATCATCAGCGAGAACCTGGCAATGGATCAGCGTGAGGTCGTTTTCTCTGCAACAAGACTTCTTCAGGCAATGGTCGATGTGATATCAAGCAACGGCTGTCTGAATCTTGCTTTATTAGCTATGGAAGTAAGCCAGATGGTGACTCAAGGCACGTGGGAACGAGACTCCATGCTTCTGCAGCTTCCTCACTTCACAAATGACTTGGCCAAAAGGTGCCAAGAGAATAACATCGAAACAGTATTCGATCTTGTGGAAATGGAAGATGGCAGGCGCCAAGAACTTCTCCAAATGTCAAACACTCAGCTTCTTGACATTGCCAGATTCTGCAACCGGTACCCTAACATCGATCTTGCATACGAGGTCGTAGACAGCAAGGAGGTAACCCCTGGAAAAGAAATAACATTACAGGTAATGCTAGAGAGAGACATGGAGATGGAGGGGAGGACACATGTGGGATCTGTGGACGCACCAAGATATCCCAAGACCAAAGAAGAAGGGTGGTGGGTAGTCGTTGGAGATACGAAGACGAACCAGTTGCTTGCCATCAAGCGAATCTATTTGCAAGAGAAGGCGAAGGTAAGGCTAGCTTTTGCAGTACCGACTGAGCCAGGAGAGAAGTCGTATACACTCTACTTGATGTGCGATTCGTATTTGGGTTGTGACCAGGAGTGTTCATTCTTTGTTGATATCAAAGATTCTGGCGTTGCAGATCACATGGAAGAATAA